In the Streptomyces fradiae ATCC 10745 = DSM 40063 genome, one interval contains:
- a CDS encoding beta-glucosidase family protein gives MTADEAVEAALGALDLDTKARLLAGQDMWTLPAVRAVGLASLVMSDGPVGVRGVRWTADDPSVTLPSPTALAACWDPELARRAGRLLAQEARRKGVHVVLAPTVNLHRSPLGGRHFEAYSEDPYLTAETGAACVRGIQDGGVAATVKHFVANDAETDRFTVDNTVPPRALRELYLAPFEAIVRCARPWALMAAYNQVNGVTMTENRHLQTEVLRDAWGFDGVVVSDWFAARSTMGALVGGLDVAMPGPHTVYGDALAAAVRAGDVDEALVDRSVRRVLRLAARVGALEGAEPAVPSPPAHVDGEALAREIAHRSFVLVRNECGALPLDPARSRRVALVGAAARDARVLGGGSAHVFPARTVSPLDGLAAALPEGTELVHARGADLSGEPAPAGPGFALRAVCRDAEGTVLADVPLPSGQIQWIGADLPGGVTHEALHTVEVTGTYTPREGGAHGFGTRGVGAFTLTVGGRVLYDGTREAEPAGDPFEAFAGTPAEHGGADLAEGVPVEVSLRYTVDRDRPAPLPAVVFSLLHRPPRRDPDELIAEAVEAARGADAAVVVVATTERVESEGFDRADLRLPGRQDDLVRAVAAANPRTVVVVNAGAPVEMPWRDDVAAVLLTWFPGQEGGAALADVLLGAEEPGGRLPTTWPAALADAPVTAVTPVDGELRYEEGPFIGYRAWDRAPGGPAPAYPFGHGLGYTTWEYESLVVTPATARVRVRNTGTRPGREVIQLYVAPRADLAERPARWLVGFASVTAGPGARAEAEIRFAPRPFDVWDEEAGAWTAVPGQYEIRAGRSLTDTRLTVTLELD, from the coding sequence ATGACGGCCGACGAAGCGGTGGAGGCGGCGCTCGGCGCGCTGGACCTGGACACCAAGGCCCGGCTGCTCGCGGGCCAGGACATGTGGACCCTCCCCGCCGTGCGCGCCGTCGGCCTGGCCTCGCTCGTCATGTCCGACGGCCCCGTCGGCGTGCGCGGCGTCCGCTGGACCGCCGACGACCCGTCCGTCACCCTGCCCTCCCCGACGGCGCTCGCCGCCTGCTGGGACCCGGAGCTCGCCCGCCGCGCCGGACGGCTCCTCGCCCAGGAGGCCCGCCGCAAGGGCGTCCACGTCGTGCTGGCCCCGACCGTGAACCTGCACCGCTCCCCGCTGGGCGGACGCCACTTCGAGGCGTACAGCGAGGACCCCTACCTCACGGCCGAGACCGGCGCCGCCTGCGTGCGCGGTATCCAGGACGGCGGGGTCGCCGCCACGGTGAAGCACTTCGTCGCGAACGACGCCGAGACCGACCGCTTCACGGTCGACAACACCGTCCCGCCCCGCGCACTGCGCGAGCTGTACCTCGCCCCGTTCGAGGCGATCGTCAGATGCGCCCGCCCCTGGGCCCTCATGGCCGCGTACAACCAGGTCAACGGCGTGACGATGACCGAGAACCGGCACCTCCAGACCGAGGTGCTGCGCGACGCGTGGGGCTTCGACGGGGTGGTCGTGTCCGACTGGTTCGCCGCCCGCTCCACCATGGGCGCGCTCGTCGGCGGCCTCGACGTGGCCATGCCGGGCCCGCACACCGTGTACGGCGACGCCCTCGCCGCGGCCGTCCGGGCCGGGGACGTCGACGAGGCGCTGGTCGACCGTTCCGTACGGCGCGTCCTGCGCCTCGCGGCCCGCGTCGGCGCCCTGGAAGGGGCCGAACCGGCCGTGCCGAGCCCCCCGGCGCATGTCGACGGGGAGGCCCTGGCCCGCGAGATCGCGCACCGCTCCTTCGTCCTCGTGCGCAACGAGTGCGGCGCCCTGCCCCTCGACCCGGCCCGCAGCCGCCGGGTGGCGCTCGTCGGCGCCGCAGCCCGCGACGCCCGCGTCCTCGGCGGCGGCTCCGCCCACGTCTTCCCCGCCCGCACGGTGTCGCCGCTCGACGGCCTGGCCGCCGCCCTGCCCGAGGGCACGGAGCTCGTCCACGCGCGGGGCGCCGACCTGTCCGGCGAACCCGCACCGGCCGGGCCCGGCTTCGCCCTGCGGGCCGTCTGCCGCGACGCAGAGGGGACCGTGCTGGCCGACGTCCCGCTGCCCTCGGGGCAGATCCAGTGGATCGGCGCCGACCTGCCCGGCGGGGTCACCCACGAGGCGCTGCACACCGTCGAGGTGACCGGCACGTACACCCCGCGGGAGGGCGGCGCGCACGGCTTCGGCACGCGCGGGGTCGGCGCGTTCACCCTCACCGTCGGCGGGCGGGTGCTGTACGACGGGACGCGGGAGGCGGAGCCCGCGGGCGACCCGTTCGAGGCGTTCGCCGGCACCCCCGCCGAGCACGGCGGCGCGGACCTCGCCGAGGGCGTGCCCGTCGAGGTGTCACTCCGGTACACCGTGGACCGCGACCGGCCGGCGCCGCTGCCCGCCGTCGTCTTCTCGCTGCTGCACCGGCCGCCGCGCCGCGACCCCGACGAGCTGATCGCCGAGGCCGTCGAGGCGGCCCGCGGCGCCGACGCCGCCGTCGTGGTCGTCGCCACCACCGAGCGCGTCGAGTCCGAGGGCTTCGACCGCGCCGACCTGCGCCTCCCCGGCCGCCAGGACGACCTGGTGCGCGCCGTCGCCGCCGCCAACCCGCGCACGGTCGTCGTCGTCAACGCGGGCGCCCCCGTCGAGATGCCGTGGCGCGACGACGTGGCCGCCGTGCTGCTCACCTGGTTCCCCGGCCAGGAGGGCGGCGCCGCCCTCGCCGACGTGCTCCTCGGTGCCGAGGAGCCGGGCGGGCGCCTGCCCACCACCTGGCCGGCCGCCCTCGCCGACGCCCCGGTCACGGCCGTCACCCCCGTGGACGGCGAACTGCGCTACGAAGAGGGGCCGTTCATCGGCTACCGCGCCTGGGACCGCGCCCCCGGGGGCCCCGCCCCCGCGTACCCCTTCGGGCACGGCCTCGGCTACACGACCTGGGAGTACGAGTCCCTGGTCGTCACCCCCGCCACCGCCCGCGTCCGCGTCCGCAACACCGGCACCCGCCCCGGCCGCGAGGTGATCCAGCTCTACGTCGCGCCCCGCGCCGACCTGGCCGAACGCCCCGCCCGCTGGCTGGTCGGCTTCGCGAGCGTGACGGCGGGGCCGGGTGCCCGCGCGGAGGCGGAGATCAGGTTCGCGCCCCGCCCGTTCGACGTCTGGGACGAGGAGGCGGGCGCCTGGACCGCCGTACCCGGCCAGTACGAGATCCGCGCGGGCCGCTCCCTGACGGACACCCGTCTCACCGTCACCCTCGAACTGGACTGA
- a CDS encoding pyroglutamyl peptidase, translating into MGAPPASAAPGAAAGAASGAASGAAPGATASGAAAGWAGAEGGAGEPAAEGPATEGPAVEEARLDRDVPREILRRSGFAGEAPRFAGALRGTGSYAAAERVAVRHGAALWRRAVDRVQGRGPAGGDLARDDDRPLYWARLALTRELRAWQPRFRLAEEARARLLDRLESASRGQDAIRFPHGRGVRRVLLTGFDPFTLDRDIRIGNPSGAAALALDGTLVRTADGGWARVETAVFPVRWRDFANGTVERVLRPHLARVDLFTTVSQGRVGRFDLERFNGAWRGGFPDNENVSSTGPVPVADPGSTPQWTVTSLPYGAITAAATGPFPVYDNTQVTEVPVGGGAPVVRADGPSPGSHSRAGGGGDYLSNEIAYRATLLRDRLGLAGLPGGHLHTPVLRFGAGNTDAVEDPELVRNREAITAQVRAVVAVAAGATGKAGKVREAGAAGEATEAREAAGAAGR; encoded by the coding sequence CTGGGCGCCCCGCCCGCCTCCGCCGCCCCCGGGGCCGCCGCCGGTGCCGCCTCCGGTGCCGCCTCCGGTGCCGCTCCCGGTGCGACGGCGTCCGGGGCCGCCGCCGGGTGGGCGGGGGCGGAGGGAGGCGCCGGGGAGCCCGCCGCCGAAGGACCTGCCACCGAAGGGCCCGCCGTCGAGGAGGCACGGCTCGACCGGGACGTGCCGCGCGAGATCCTGCGGCGCTCCGGGTTCGCCGGCGAGGCGCCCCGCTTCGCCGGAGCGCTGCGCGGCACGGGATCGTACGCGGCGGCCGAGCGGGTCGCCGTACGGCACGGGGCGGCGCTCTGGCGGCGGGCCGTGGACCGGGTGCAGGGCCGCGGGCCCGCGGGCGGCGACCTGGCGCGGGACGACGACCGGCCGCTGTACTGGGCGCGGCTCGCCCTCACCCGGGAGCTGCGCGCCTGGCAGCCCCGCTTCCGGCTGGCCGAGGAGGCGCGGGCGCGGCTGCTGGACCGGCTGGAGTCCGCGTCACGCGGCCAGGACGCGATCCGCTTCCCGCACGGACGGGGCGTCAGGCGGGTGCTGCTGACCGGCTTCGACCCGTTCACGCTGGACCGGGACATCCGGATCGGCAACCCGTCCGGCGCGGCGGCGCTCGCCCTGGACGGCACCCTGGTGCGCACCGCGGACGGCGGCTGGGCGCGGGTGGAGACCGCCGTGTTCCCGGTGAGGTGGCGGGACTTCGCGAACGGCACGGTGGAGCGGGTCCTGCGACCGCACCTGGCGCGCGTGGACCTGTTCACCACCGTGAGCCAGGGGCGCGTGGGCCGGTTCGACCTGGAGCGCTTCAACGGCGCCTGGCGGGGCGGCTTCCCCGACAACGAGAACGTCTCGTCCACCGGGCCCGTGCCGGTGGCCGACCCGGGGTCGACGCCGCAGTGGACGGTGACCAGCCTGCCGTACGGGGCGATCACGGCGGCGGCCACGGGGCCCTTCCCCGTGTACGACAACACACAGGTCACCGAGGTGCCGGTGGGTGGCGGCGCGCCCGTGGTGCGGGCGGACGGGCCGTCACCGGGCTCGCACTCCCGCGCGGGCGGCGGGGGCGACTACCTGTCGAACGAGATCGCCTACCGGGCCACGCTGCTGCGCGACCGTCTGGGGCTCGCCGGGCTGCCGGGCGGCCATCTGCACACGCCGGTCCTGCGGTTCGGGGCGGGCAACACGGACGCGGTGGAGGACCCGGAGCTGGTCCGGAACCGGGAGGCGATCACCGCGCAGGTGCGTGCGGTCGTCGCGGTCGCGGCCGGGGCGACCGGGAAGGCCGGCAAGGTCAGGGAGGCCGGAGCGGCCGGGGAGGCCACGGAAGCCCGGGAGGCCGCGGGAGCCGCGGGGCGCTGA
- a CDS encoding carbon-nitrogen hydrolase family protein — MIVAAGQFCAVPGDVGANVGTMAALVRAAEARVVVFAELALTGYEPALVAADPGLWVGGGDPRLDPLREACRTAGTAAVVNGPAPGGEPGGRRPYLTSYVIGPDGSTLARYDKRHLFEAEAEVFAAGTADGRFTLDGRRFALATCFDSHFPEPGERAAADGCAVYLASALYGTGGGVRERAEVYPALARRNGLPVVLANHVGAAGPWTACGRSAVWGPDGRLLAEADPAAPGVVRTDLG, encoded by the coding sequence GTGATCGTTGCAGCGGGCCAGTTCTGTGCCGTCCCCGGGGACGTCGGCGCCAACGTCGGGACGATGGCGGCGCTGGTCCGCGCGGCGGAGGCACGGGTGGTGGTCTTCGCGGAGCTGGCGCTGACCGGCTACGAGCCGGCCCTCGTCGCCGCCGACCCCGGCCTGTGGGTGGGAGGCGGTGACCCCCGTCTTGATCCGCTCCGGGAGGCGTGCCGTACGGCCGGCACGGCGGCGGTGGTCAACGGGCCCGCCCCCGGCGGGGAGCCGGGCGGCCGGCGGCCGTACCTCACCTCGTACGTGATCGGGCCGGACGGCTCCACCCTCGCGCGCTACGACAAGCGGCACCTCTTCGAGGCGGAGGCCGAGGTGTTCGCCGCGGGGACGGCCGACGGGCGCTTCACGCTGGACGGGCGCCGGTTCGCGCTGGCCACCTGCTTCGACAGCCACTTCCCCGAGCCGGGCGAGCGGGCGGCGGCCGACGGGTGCGCGGTGTACCTGGCGAGTGCCCTGTACGGGACGGGCGGCGGGGTGCGCGAGCGGGCGGAGGTGTACCCGGCCCTCGCCCGGCGCAACGGCCTGCCCGTGGTCCTCGCCAACCACGTGGGGGCCGCCGGGCCCTGGACGGCCTGCGGGCGCAGCGCGGTGTGGGGGCCCGACGGCCGGCTGCTGGCCGAGGCGGACCCGGCCGCGCCCGGAGTCGTACGAACCGATCTCGGCTAG
- a CDS encoding EI24 domain-containing protein, producing the protein MRDLGKGFGFLLQGQRWVGRHGRWFGFGLLPGLVTLVLYAGALFGLAWGADDLTAWATPFADDWSSPWLGLFRGFLTALVFALGLFLAVITFTAVTLLVGQPFYESLSEAVDRSEGGRVPESGLPFWRELWISARDSLRIIVRVACYGVLLFALGFVPVIGQTVVPALGFCVSGYFLTEELTAVALQRRRLDLRDRLRLLRGRRMMVLGFGVPLTLAYLVPFVAVFLMPGAVAGATLMARELAPDTEGEPRPEPAADDPAAPAAPAAPAPAPYGFDKR; encoded by the coding sequence ATGCGTGATCTTGGCAAGGGATTCGGCTTCCTCCTGCAGGGGCAGCGGTGGGTCGGTCGGCACGGCCGCTGGTTCGGTTTCGGCCTGCTGCCGGGCCTCGTCACCCTCGTCCTGTACGCGGGCGCCCTCTTCGGCCTCGCCTGGGGCGCCGACGACCTCACGGCGTGGGCGACCCCGTTCGCCGACGACTGGTCGTCGCCCTGGCTGGGCCTGTTCCGCGGCTTCCTCACCGCCCTGGTCTTCGCGCTCGGCCTGTTCCTCGCGGTGATCACGTTCACCGCGGTGACGCTCCTGGTCGGCCAGCCCTTCTACGAGTCGCTCTCCGAGGCGGTCGACCGCTCCGAGGGGGGCCGTGTCCCGGAGTCCGGGCTGCCCTTCTGGCGGGAGCTGTGGATCTCCGCCCGCGACAGCCTCCGCATCATCGTCCGCGTCGCCTGCTACGGCGTCCTGCTGTTCGCCCTCGGGTTCGTCCCGGTGATCGGCCAGACCGTGGTCCCCGCGCTCGGCTTCTGCGTCTCCGGGTACTTCCTCACCGAGGAGCTGACCGCCGTCGCCCTCCAGCGCCGCCGCCTCGACCTGAGGGACCGGCTGCGGCTGCTGCGCGGCCGCCGCATGATGGTCCTCGGCTTCGGCGTGCCCCTGACGCTGGCGTACCTGGTGCCGTTCGTCGCCGTCTTCCTCATGCCGGGTGCCGTCGCCGGTGCCACCCTGATGGCCCGCGAACTGGCGCCGGACACCGAGGGCGAGCCGCGCCCCGAGCCGGCCGCGGACGACCCCGCGGCCCCCGCGGCCCCCGCCGCGCCCGCCCCGGCCCCGTACGGCTTCGACAAGCGCTGA
- a CDS encoding NADP-dependent oxidoreductase, whose protein sequence is MSALPTSGREWHLVSRPNGWPVPEDFALREAPVPAPGEGRVLVRNLHFSVDPYMRGRMNDVKSYVPPFQLDQPMEGGAVGEVIASNAEGIEVGDHVLHGLGWREYAEVEAGRAVKVDGSAAPLTAYLGVLGMTGLTAYAGLLETASFKEGDAVFVSGAAGAVGSQVGQIARLKGASRVIGSAGSDEKVKRLVEEYGFDAAFNYKNGPVAEQLKAAAPDGIDVYFDNVGGEHLEAAISVLNVHGRVTVCGMIAQYNATEPTPAPRNLALVIGKRLRLQGMMVRDHAALQPRFVEEVSGWLRSGELKYDETVVEGMENGVDAFLGLLRGENTGKMIVSLAR, encoded by the coding sequence ATGTCCGCACTCCCGACGTCCGGCCGCGAATGGCACCTCGTCTCCCGTCCGAACGGCTGGCCGGTGCCCGAGGACTTCGCGCTCCGCGAGGCCCCGGTCCCCGCCCCGGGCGAGGGCCGCGTCCTGGTCCGGAACCTCCACTTCTCGGTGGACCCGTACATGCGCGGCCGGATGAACGACGTGAAGTCGTACGTCCCGCCGTTCCAGCTCGACCAGCCGATGGAGGGCGGCGCGGTCGGCGAGGTCATCGCGTCGAACGCCGAGGGGATCGAGGTCGGCGACCACGTCCTGCACGGCCTGGGCTGGCGGGAGTACGCCGAGGTGGAGGCCGGGCGCGCCGTCAAGGTCGACGGCTCCGCGGCGCCCCTCACGGCGTATCTGGGCGTGCTCGGCATGACCGGCCTCACCGCCTACGCGGGCCTGCTGGAGACGGCCTCCTTCAAGGAGGGCGACGCCGTCTTCGTCTCCGGCGCGGCCGGCGCGGTCGGCAGCCAGGTCGGCCAGATCGCCCGCCTCAAGGGCGCCTCCCGCGTGATCGGCTCCGCCGGCTCGGACGAGAAGGTCAAGCGGCTGGTGGAGGAGTACGGCTTCGACGCCGCCTTCAACTACAAGAACGGCCCGGTCGCCGAGCAGCTCAAGGCCGCCGCCCCCGACGGCATCGACGTCTACTTCGACAACGTGGGCGGTGAGCACCTGGAGGCCGCGATCTCCGTGCTCAACGTCCACGGCCGCGTCACCGTCTGCGGCATGATCGCCCAGTACAACGCGACGGAGCCCACGCCGGCCCCGCGCAACCTGGCGCTGGTCATCGGCAAGCGGCTGCGCCTCCAGGGGATGATGGTCAGGGACCACGCCGCCCTCCAGCCGCGGTTCGTGGAGGAGGTCTCCGGCTGGCTGCGCTCCGGCGAGCTCAAGTACGACGAGACGGTCGTCGAGGGCATGGAGAACGGCGTGGACGCCTTCCTCGGCCTGCTGCGCGGGGAGAACACCGGCAAGATGATCGTGTCGCTGGCCCGCTAG
- a CDS encoding MarR family winged helix-turn-helix transcriptional regulator, protein MASTRAEPLTLEVVELIGTVVARYHEEYEHAAAQHSLTGAQARVLSLLALEPLPMRRIAVSLRCEPSNVTGIVDRLEARGLVERRPDPADRRVKLAAPTEEGLATALRLRDALDFAREPLAGLSVAERTLLRDLLRRMLGEPAGS, encoded by the coding sequence ATGGCCAGTACACGCGCGGAGCCGCTCACCCTCGAGGTCGTCGAACTGATCGGGACGGTGGTCGCCCGCTACCACGAGGAGTACGAGCACGCCGCCGCCCAGCACTCCCTGACCGGCGCCCAGGCGCGCGTACTGAGCCTGCTCGCGCTGGAGCCGCTGCCGATGCGGCGCATCGCCGTGTCGCTGCGCTGCGAGCCGTCGAACGTGACCGGCATCGTGGACCGGCTGGAGGCGCGCGGGCTCGTCGAGCGGCGCCCCGACCCCGCCGACCGCCGCGTCAAGCTGGCCGCCCCCACCGAGGAGGGCCTGGCCACCGCGCTCAGGCTGCGCGACGCCCTGGACTTCGCGCGGGAGCCGCTCGCCGGGCTGTCCGTCGCGGAGCGCACCCTCCTGCGGGACCTGCTCCGCCGGATGCTGGGCGAGCCGGCCGGATCGTGA
- a CDS encoding SCO2400 family protein, with amino-acid sequence MDYCHLCQRHLNGALACAGCGRPAEVVRHDEPVPTDAGDVFELARDERGPRPAGRRAGAPGRAGARRAARAADGRRRARRRRGRAVLLSVTGLVLTAGVLSLASLALEDDRGGAATSVQQVDLALPEPLPDPSGSAGAADPGAVGASPSASKAPDAPSATGAPGDGGGPGAPTASASAGSGAGGTEPAPGSGDGEDGGGEGGPGKAGLKNPVSRKPTAPASATATAVPPGPPPGGEPEPPTATTGGPAPSPSGASPDPEPPQEECKRLLWWCF; translated from the coding sequence ATGGATTACTGCCACCTGTGCCAGCGGCACCTCAACGGGGCTCTGGCCTGCGCCGGGTGCGGCAGGCCCGCCGAGGTCGTGCGGCACGACGAACCGGTACCGACTGACGCGGGCGACGTCTTCGAGCTGGCCCGCGACGAGCGAGGACCCCGCCCCGCGGGCCGCCGCGCCGGGGCGCCCGGCCGCGCGGGTGCGCGCCGGGCCGCGCGGGCGGCGGACGGGCGCCGTCGGGCGCGGCGCCGCCGAGGGCGCGCCGTCCTGCTGTCGGTGACCGGTCTCGTGCTGACGGCCGGCGTACTGAGCCTGGCGTCGCTGGCCCTGGAGGACGACCGCGGCGGGGCGGCGACCTCCGTACAGCAGGTGGACCTGGCCCTGCCCGAGCCGCTGCCGGACCCCTCGGGGAGCGCCGGCGCGGCGGACCCGGGCGCGGTCGGGGCGTCGCCGTCCGCGTCGAAGGCCCCGGACGCCCCTTCCGCCACCGGGGCGCCCGGCGACGGCGGGGGCCCGGGCGCGCCGACGGCCTCCGCGTCCGCGGGTTCGGGCGCCGGGGGGACGGAACCGGCGCCCGGCTCCGGTGACGGGGAAGACGGGGGAGGGGAGGGCGGGCCCGGCAAGGCGGGTCTGAAGAACCCGGTGAGCCGCAAGCCGACCGCCCCCGCGTCGGCGACGGCCACGGCCGTACCGCCGGGCCCGCCGCCGGGCGGGGAGCCGGAGCCGCCCACCGCGACGACCGGCGGACCCGCCCCGTCGCCGTCGGGCGCGTCACCCGACCCCGAGCCGCCGCAGGAGGAGTGCAAGCGCTTGCTCTGGTGGTGCTTCTAG
- a CDS encoding rod shape-determining protein, with translation MTVSLEQLRRCHVAVDLGAARTRVYVKGAGLVVDEPSVAAVNTRTGALIAVGEFADRMTGRTPGYIRVARPVSGGSVVDVDMAQRMLRTLLGERLRRQLRRKPLLRAAACIPHDCDPLAQRATVETLVGLGARRVELVDTLIAAAVGCGLPVAEPTATMILVCGAATTQVAVLSLGSIVTAERIPVGGHAIDHAVIQFLRHQHQLMLPSQSVRPLHLALHGNGLTAEGPSATEIHGRDVATGLARSVVVETAAVRQAIHTPLTAVLDGIGRVLRDCPPDLVADLAERGIVLVGGSARLPGLDQMLRDATGMPVQIADRPEVCAVLGLGEMLEGRVEPLTLDPLAGAR, from the coding sequence GTGACCGTCAGTCTGGAGCAGCTGCGCCGCTGCCACGTCGCCGTCGACCTCGGGGCCGCCAGGACCCGCGTCTACGTGAAGGGGGCCGGGCTCGTCGTGGACGAGCCGAGCGTGGCCGCCGTGAACACCCGTACCGGCGCGCTGATCGCGGTCGGCGAGTTCGCCGACCGCATGACCGGCCGCACCCCCGGCTACATCCGGGTCGCACGCCCCGTGTCGGGCGGCAGCGTCGTGGACGTCGACATGGCGCAGCGGATGCTCCGCACCCTGCTCGGCGAGCGGCTCCGCCGCCAGCTGCGGCGCAAGCCGCTGCTGCGCGCCGCCGCCTGCATCCCGCACGACTGCGACCCGCTCGCCCAGCGCGCGACGGTCGAGACCCTGGTCGGGCTGGGGGCCCGGCGGGTGGAGCTGGTGGACACGCTGATCGCTGCGGCGGTCGGCTGCGGGCTGCCGGTCGCCGAGCCGACGGCGACGATGATCCTGGTCTGCGGCGCCGCGACCACGCAGGTGGCCGTCCTGTCGCTGGGCTCCATCGTGACGGCCGAGCGCATCCCGGTCGGCGGGCACGCCATCGACCACGCGGTCATCCAGTTCCTGCGCCACCAGCACCAGCTGATGCTGCCCAGCCAGTCCGTGCGGCCGCTGCACCTGGCGCTGCACGGCAACGGGCTCACAGCCGAGGGGCCGTCCGCCACGGAGATCCACGGCCGGGACGTGGCGACGGGTCTCGCCCGGTCGGTCGTGGTGGAGACCGCCGCGGTGCGCCAGGCCATCCACACGCCGCTCACCGCCGTGCTCGACGGCATCGGCAGGGTGCTGCGGGACTGCCCGCCCGACCTGGTGGCCGACCTGGCGGAGCGCGGCATCGTGCTGGTCGGCGGCAGCGCGCGACTGCCCGGCCTGGACCAGATGCTGCGGGACGCGACCGGGATGCCCGTGCAGATCGCGGACCGCCCGGAGGTGTGCGCGGTGCTGGGGCTCGGCGAGATGCTGGAGGGCCGGGTCGAGCCGCTGACGCTCGACCCGCTGGCGGGCGCCCGCTGA
- a CDS encoding acyl-CoA synthetase → MSSLFPALAAGPDDARPALRFGERSLTYGGLRAAAAALAPRIAGAARVAVWATPSAETAVAVVAALLAGVPAVPLNPRTGERELTHVLTDSQPALVLAAPGDDLPAPLAGLPRVDVGLHAREGGWPADPAAAAQVGGPVGGADTGGAPPDAGADPEAPALIVYTSGTTGPPKGAVLPRRALAASLDALADAWAWTADDVLVHALPLFHVHGLVLGVLGPLRRGGSVRHLGRFTAEGVARELADGGTVLFGVPTMYHRLAEALGTDEALVKALAGARLLVSGSAALPLPVHERITAATGRRVVERYGMTETLMNTSVRVGQDPHRPGSVGTPLPGVALRLVRDDGTPITAYDGETIGEVQVRGPNLFSGYLNRPDATAAAFDGDWFRTGDMAVRDADGSLRLVGRRATDLIKSGGFKIGAGEVENVLLAHPGVREAAVTGEPDADLGERVVAWVVPADPAAPPSPGDLAGHVAAQLAPHKRPRAVRYLEALPRNDMGKVMKRALHG, encoded by the coding sequence GTGAGTTCCCTCTTTCCGGCGCTCGCCGCCGGACCGGACGACGCCCGGCCGGCCCTGCGCTTCGGCGAGCGCTCCCTGACGTACGGCGGGCTGCGCGCCGCCGCCGCGGCCCTGGCGCCCCGCATCGCCGGGGCCGCGCGGGTCGCCGTGTGGGCGACGCCGTCCGCCGAGACCGCCGTCGCCGTGGTCGCCGCGCTGCTGGCGGGCGTCCCCGCCGTACCGCTCAACCCGCGCACCGGGGAGCGCGAGCTGACCCACGTCCTCACCGACAGCCAGCCCGCCCTGGTCCTCGCGGCGCCCGGTGACGACCTGCCCGCCCCACTCGCGGGTCTGCCCCGCGTCGACGTCGGACTCCACGCGCGCGAGGGCGGGTGGCCGGCGGACCCGGCCGCGGCCGCGCAGGTGGGCGGCCCGGTGGGCGGCGCGGACACGGGAGGCGCCCCGCCGGACGCCGGGGCGGACCCCGAGGCGCCCGCGCTGATCGTCTACACCTCCGGCACGACCGGCCCGCCCAAGGGCGCCGTCCTCCCCCGCCGGGCCCTCGCGGCGAGTCTCGACGCCCTCGCCGACGCCTGGGCGTGGACCGCCGACGACGTGCTGGTCCACGCCCTGCCGCTGTTCCACGTCCACGGGCTGGTCCTCGGCGTCCTCGGTCCGCTGCGCCGGGGCGGCAGCGTCCGGCACCTCGGCCGGTTCACCGCCGAGGGCGTGGCGCGCGAGCTGGCGGACGGCGGGACCGTGCTGTTCGGCGTGCCGACCATGTACCACCGCCTCGCGGAGGCGCTCGGTACGGACGAGGCGCTGGTCAAGGCGCTCGCGGGTGCCCGGCTGCTGGTCTCCGGCTCCGCCGCGCTGCCGCTGCCCGTCCACGAGCGGATCACCGCGGCGACGGGGCGGCGGGTGGTCGAGCGGTACGGCATGACGGAGACGCTGATGAACACCAGCGTCCGCGTCGGGCAGGACCCGCACCGTCCGGGCTCCGTCGGCACCCCGCTGCCCGGCGTCGCGCTGCGGCTGGTGCGGGACGACGGGACGCCGATCACCGCGTACGACGGGGAGACCATCGGCGAGGTGCAGGTGCGCGGGCCGAACCTGTTCAGCGGCTACCTGAACCGCCCCGACGCGACGGCCGCCGCCTTCGACGGGGACTGGTTCAGGACCGGGGACATGGCCGTGCGGGACGCGGACGGCTCGCTGCGGCTCGTGGGGCGGCGGGCCACGGACCTGATCAAGAGCGGCGGCTTCAAGATCGGCGCGGGGGAGGTCGAGAACGTGCTCCTGGCCCACCCCGGCGTGCGGGAGGCCGCCGTGACGGGCGAGCCGGACGCGGACCTCGGGGAGCGGGTGGTCGCCTGGGTCGTCCCCGCGGACCCGGCCGCTCCCCCGTCCCCCGGCGACCTGGCCGGCCACGTGGCGGCGCAGCTCGCCCCGCACAAGCGGCCCCGCGCCGTGCGCTACCTGGAGGCGCTGCCCCGCAACGACATGGGCAAGGTCATGAAGCGGGCCCTGCATGGCTGA